The window AACTCCTATTTTATGTTAGtttacctttattttgaaattccaGGGAACATTGCTATTATATCAGAATCAATTGTCTGGCAAACAGAACATGTTTTAGCAAAGGTTGCAATTGGTATCTGGGTTTATTCGGTCAGAAAACAATGTCAGGATAAAATTTACAACGTTTAAACACGTTTTTAGGAAAGATAATCCCTTTAAAAAGATGAAGAAAGCTAAAGTCAAATGATAGCTAATAACTGCGTCAGAATATTCACATCTCGGTACATTTTCTCACCAAATACGTCGATATAGCTATGCAATACTGTAATTTTAATACAGTTCAAGGAGCTTCACGTTCATTTAAGGCAGCTCTGGAGCAAGAATTTATATCAGCTTACTGGAGATATTTTGCAGAAATATTTACGTGAATCCTTCACGATGCGTTCAGGTTATGTTCTGTAACACGGACTCCGAGAGATCTGTGAACAAACGCCCGCAGAGAACATGTGTCTGTAAGGATTTACAGTGAACTTTTAGGTGAAATCTgcatataaaatacatttaactaACATGGTTTGCTTATTGGGATTTCTAACAGGTTACGACGTGGTAACGCGGTGGCCAACTTCTCTGGATCGGTGCCATGAACGCCACCATTATTTGAGTTCTCCGAGTTTGTCGTGAGTTCGTGAACCCAGCATGATCCGGAAGCGATCTGACTGTGTTTACGTCGTCTTTTAAAAACACACGCCGTCTAATCATTGGACCACAacagtttaaaaacattttttttccccaaatgttTAATATGTACTTCATAGAGCTGAATTTTTAGGAGAATTATTCAATCACGATTTATATAAATTGCATATAAATTAGTTATCAAACTCCAAAGACAGACACTTTCATTGTTCCAGTTCAATCTGAATAATTAAAGATGCTATTTGAGCTCAAAATAAATGCATGAATCTTTTTTCCTGTCGTTGAATGTTgacaataacaagatgtgcaatgtGTCTACCTCataacatcctacctgctttttttttgcagtttttctttcattctcgtacagcactacttttattttcattccaatactgtttatatttcgtaattacatattttttaccctttcgctgcatgtgtgttgagtgtaatgctgctgcacaaagcaaattttcccactgagggaggaataaaggactatctaatTTTCTAATATAATGGTccattaataaatacaaataagtgATTAATAAATCTGTTTTGACTGGACTGATAATTGGCTCTTAATTTCAGGTTAATGGGGGTAATATTCTCCAAATAggagtaaaataaaatagcaaaaaaagaaggaTAAACAACAAAAGGAACAACAGCTTGCAATTTAGCAGTTTATTAGGCAGTTGTGTATACAAATGAATCAATATTTCCTTTCAGATTTTCACTGATCGGTCTCGTAGTTTCCTCTTtcacaacaaacaaaaataaaacatttctttcCAGCCATTCAGACCCATCAATCAGAATATCTTCCAGGAAACTTTCCTATGAGctggcaaaaagaaaaaagaaaaatcatgttCCTGCACACATTCGTATTTCCTTCCAAACCCCTCATATGATCTATGACAAGTTTTGGTTGTCGACACTTGCAACTGCCCTTTAAAAATAATATGTTAAGTTTGACAATATCTCTCCAAAAACAGAGGTTTtgtctttatcattttaataaCTTTAGTTTAAATCTGAGACATAAAAGGTCAAATATCCGTTCATACCTTCAGCTCAAGAAAAACACAACTCGCTACAGTCAGTGATTTTGTAAAATTATACCTCAGAATTGTAAATTGTTTAAATCTGGGGAGAGCTAAACACTGGAAACCTATAATCCAAACACTGAAACTTCtttgttaaaaacaaaataaaacattaagtTTCTGATTTTCAGTAAGAATGTGCAAAGTTCCTCAAAACCAGTTTTAAATGTACTGAATATAACACACTGAGAAACTAAATTTATACTGCAAGTTTGCTTTGGCGTTCCTATTGTCATCGTTAACTAGCGATTATTGAGGTCTTCGGTAGTTTGGCGACATGTTCAAAAGTTTTACAGTTAGGACTTCCCTCGTTTTCCTGTAATGCCAAATGCTTTGAATAATCATCTGTTAACTAACAGTACTTTAGAATGAACACCAACAATATGGATCTTTACatttaaaggtagggtaggcAATTTCCCAATGACATCACTTTTGCTGatatttgtttatatttccTCACGATGCTCCCCGAGGAAACACACTCCATACCAtgcacaaaccctaaccccggTCAACTGAGCAAtgtctgttgttttgttttttttggggggtgggggggcagccACCACTGTTTCCATTTTTCAGAGCCAGGGCTGTGTATGAAGCAAAGGGAACTTTAACTTTACTTATTTTTAAAGTGTACTCAGAAAATGGTCCGCAATGGTGAGATATTCActaaatgtgacaaaaagtGTTATGGGTTAGAAAACAGCAAAGAATGGCTTACCCTACTTTTAAAATTGCACCCCCCCCAAATAATTTTAACCAGCACGGTCTTATATTTTATGCTCGAAAAACGAAAACAGTACTTATAATGATAAGGCAACAAAACAAGCAAACTTAAACTTTAAGACTGTGGGCAAGGAATGAAAACGAGACACATACTTACAAACTCAACTAAGACTGAGTTTTCAAGGATGTTCAGGCATTTTGTTATCAAATATAAATTTGCTCCACATTTACAAtctcaatgttttgttttttcagtcaTCTATggataagaaaaagaaagaaaaaaaaaacacatttccacCCGTTTGGTTCAAATTAAACATGGAAACCTTTGACTGTGGTCAAACTTCAAAGGAATGTGTgagtaaatgaaaagaaaagaaaatccccAAAAGTAATAAAATTATGGGCTCATAATATACCCGCCAACAGGAAATGTCAATGCTTTGTATGCAGCTGTTGGTACTAATTTTCAAACTGAACCCTGTACACGAACGAGATGGTGGAATGGCATTAATGAAATGAACATGGGCAAAAGGCATTTCATTTAGAACCCTAATCCTATTCACCAAAAACAGcaataaaatgtgtgttttatgttATATATAATTACGCcttaatttattttgatttcaAATATGTGACACTGAAAATAATGTATTTGCATTTCAGCATTGACTGTCATGGCAATACACGTCTTAAAGGGTAAAACAGGCTATACTTATCTGAAAAGACAAAGAGATAATCAAGTATCAGAATAATTGTGATTGaagaaaacaaagcagaaaAACTGACTTAAAAACagtgtaaaaatatttaaaaaaaagaggaaaatatatACCATCCAGCAATAGAACTTAAtacgagaaaaaagaaaaaaagaaaaaaaaaactattttagaACCAACACTCCATCCACTTAATTCACTGATAAATATATTCTcgtcttcaaatataaaaatgtaGGGGGACAGACAATTTCAAACTATTGTTTACAACAAAGATAAAACCATGAATATACTTAGTCTTTGACATTTAAGATCAACAAAAGATAAAACCAGACATAAATGTGATGAAGCATTCGTTCGTCCCTGACAGAAACACAGGCGTCATTGCACTTCTGAGTCTGATGAATGTGATGGTCTGCACCACTTCTGATAcccactgagaaaaaaaaaaaagaaaagagcagcaggaaataaatgaaatgtgTGCCAAAGTGCTTCTTGTATGACTGCCGCTCAGTTGACAACCTCAACCTGTGCCTTATTTCTCTGCAGGTGAAAACACCTTATTCTCGGCACTGAAAATGGGACTTGCTGTCTGCAGGACTGGATGTTCAATGTCCTCACTTCTGCACATGTttacaggtgggaggtggacaTCTGCTATCAAAAATTGATCAAAAAATTGTAAGACCCTTTCCTAAATGTCGTTCTGTCCTAGCTAGTTTAGTAGcttgtcatttttcttttccattaacGCTTACAGACCCCGTCAGCTCAGATCCGTTCAGCTCAGGGAACACCAACCTGCATCAGTGCCACGTAACAATCTTTTCATCCTCAGCCAGGAGGAACTGAGCCATGAATCAGGTGCATGCTTATTGCTATAAAGACACTCAGAGAGGAGAAAAGGCGAGCTATGATTGTTTTGCAAGCTATCGTGCAAGTAGTTTAATCAGATTTGCGCACATCTCAAAGAACTCGATGGTGTGGCTTCCCGGTCGAGGGACAGTTGTGCTGTCTCCGCCTGATGACTCGATGGACGACGTCAAGGATGAAGCCAAGGAGCCTTCAGCAGTCTTGGTGGGCTGTACAGTGCTGGACGTGGCTGAAACGTCTGCTCCGTCTACATCGTTCTTAATAGTGGTGCGGTAGTTCCCCACAGAGCCAGAGCGCAGAGGAGTAGCAGTTCCAGACTTTGTCTCCAACATATCATCTGGATAACATAAGACaggcttgttttttttgtgttaaaaacATACACAGACTTTTCTACACCATTTGAGATAAACAGTTACGTCCCAGGTATGAGCAGTCCCCGTTCAAAGCACCCAAATGGCTAAGAGATGTTATAAGAATattccctgtgttaaaattgtAAGTTTCTTCAGGCTGCCAAAGTTGTGCATGCAAGACCCACTGAATCCTTTTTATCATAACAAGATTAATTCAATGATCATCAAGCTGAAGACAGGTGCTAAAATCTCACTAAATTTgtataaatacttaaatactgATCAACTTTGTTGTCGCCGCTGGTTTTCTGTGGAttaatgacagaaaaaaaaacaacctctaaATGgcgtgaaaaaaaaagttaagaagAATAACATTTCATCCTGCAAACACACCATCATAACTTAACCCTtcaatcctggaaaaacacaattttaCTCAGAAAATCCCTTTtctatgttatttttttaaatttgaagtgtATATTACATATTAAAACAGTCATTAAGAGTTTtctaatacatttgtattttgTATCTTTATGAATAGATtgggtaattttatttatttatttttttcattgttttaaaactatttttttattacctTTTGATTACGTAGGGGGCGCAGAGGTCTCAGAAATCTATGTATAAATGATGATACACCACCCAACAACTAGCATCACATTTTCTACATTTAAGGGCCTCTGGGTTTAATATCAAACTCAGTCAGACTtctgctcctttaagttttcaGTTGCACCTCCAGCTATCCACACACAGTACATACTGTAtaaattatattaagttataGTATCACACACAGTGGCTGGTTTGGGTGACTGAACCTGAAGTCAAATATTAGCCTCCTGACCGTTTATCCAGCACGCTTGTGCCAATTCAAAAGCTCACACCACTGGTACTATCTAACATTTTCCTTTGAGGTTCCGCCAAGCACTAACACAGACTTTCCAAAGCCCTCAACTCTGAATTAATCATTTACAAAGGTCTACTCTGAGGGTGCATTCTGCAGCTTAATGTTACACAACTGCAAGGAGCTTTGAGGGATAACTGTATGAAAGTTAACTTTCATGTTGAATATACaggatatttaaagtttctaaAGCAGAAACATAAATATTTTAAGGAACTTTAGTGAATTCTTTCAGGTTTTCCAACAAATAGACATCAAGAGTTAATGAGTTAATAACTGTGGAAACGCTTAACTTCATGTGTTAAAGCAACACTATGTAATAATCCCACTTGTGGCCACAAGGAGCTACCGTGTTGACAAAACAGCCACTGAACATATGTGCTACTGAGTGGGGACGTGCTGGGATCTCTTGGGGGGCACTTTGCTGCATCTTACACCAGGGCTGACCAAAGAGGAGCGCTTTGTTTCTCTCTTTGAAGTGAACCAGAAGTGCCATTATTAAAAGCTCCAACAATGAGTCATTGATCCCCCCCATGTTTAAATGTTCAACTTAGGAGcagaaaaacatatttacagttgtTATTGTTTTGATACCAGGATTAATTTTTTTGTACTTCAACTACTACTCAagtaaaattatataaagcaacatATTTATAGGTAATTGGGAACAAACttcaactgtcagctcctttaaatcagggttaaaaacattactgtttactgaagcgtactcttaaattaaacttacctgctgtactctactctactgcccttatttttaacagcttgtgctttttattattttacttcgtttcttatcatcttattctttttcaatcttatttgttatttactgtctaattatgtcttgccgcttttaatgtcaatgtaaagcactttgaattgccttgtgttgaattgtgctttataaataaatttgccttgccttgcctttggaCTGACAGTCTGTGGTGGGATTGGCTTGCTgtcacttatggcgcttttccactaggggtctaacgtgccgagtagatactttttctgtatctattctgccgaggttctaagcggctgagtcgggctgtatctgacatcatcacactacatgccaccgattggtcggggggttgagtcaaacgtctgagtcaggaggcggacatcagcgaaagagcgactctgactgcggcttcttgttcattggattcgacaggcaatggcagcacaaaagtctgtttggtgatccaactctgaggtgcagatgttcataaacctggtggctgaggagagaattaaaaaagggatctagacgggcgataaggatcGACacgatccaccaggagctctgtcacttcatagctgctcgaggctaccaactgacttttcagcagcgccgagaaaaacaaaaaaaattaaaaagcgttgccgctttaagcttctctcactctcattttttaacttgatatcgaacacaagtcacagacccaggagcacatatatcatctcctacAGGTTCTACATCTCTAGTGTTGTTGTTATCttggtttagatcacacaatcaaatacgtcacagcagctttgctccaacgctacttctgctccaggtgctgaattgttatgggaaagaaaccaggccgagttgagtggagccgagtaggtactagtggaaaagtgccactaGGCTGGTTCGCAGTACCTTCAGTGAAgttgacttctgagctgtgaataaaagACCTAACAGAGTATAATCATTCTAGTAATATGGCTTGTTGTGCTGTTAACTAAGAGACGGCCACGACCGGGCTTAAGAGGACACTCAAAGCAACATAGATGATTGTTGGCTGCCCTCTCCCCTCCCAGATGGACACCTACACCACCCACTGCCTCAGCAGAGCTCAGAACGTCATCAAGCACAGTTCATGTCCCCGTTCTCAGCCAACAGTTTCACCTGTTGTCCTCTAGCAGGAGTTACAGGTGCATTAAAGTTAGGACAAACAGATTGAAAAACAGTTTCTTTCCAAGAACCATCACCACCCTGAACTCTCACGTGCAACGACCCCAGCCACCAACATAATTTACAATGTAcattagtgctgggcggtataccggctcataccgaataccggtgtttatttttcttattatatgaatttttcatataccgtaataccggtgagtatgtacagtagcgtacacaacgttgggaatgCCGctcggcgctacgttccgccgtgCCGCGTGGCGGAACGTAGTGCCGCTGGatactgtttgtgaggggactgtttagcagtagtgatgcaccgattgttcggtaaccgaaattgttcggccaaaaatggcaaaaaaacactttcggtgttcggtggaataagtggggaaaaaaacagaacaattaataacggcgttgtaatataaggaaaaagaccgctccgtaactgttgcgcaccacaaacataaatcgttggccaaccaaaaagtaaccacgtaagaattttacctaacattcaccaggaggtggaaccaaaaaaacataatgctgggaaattaaaaaatgttcagttcagTCAATAgtatattttctaccttgtaattttgtaaaagatcagtcagacaacacttaaagtctttaagtgttgtctgactgattctttcacttcattagaatcataagtgccgctacctcattgtaaacggcatcattttgtgaggccatgcaaacttgtatttatactagtgtagacattaatgtttttctacaatatttcctcctcatgacagtaaaataggccattctaagccaatttactgcagcaattactttccaaatcattagaaaatgtggttaacacccagttgtgcatgaaaaaaaaaatactgtgatataccgtgaaacagatataattttgaaaaataccgtgatatacatttttggtcataccgcccagcactaatgTACATCATCTCACCCTGTGCACTATAATTATACCAAATATTCTGCCCAGTACTTGTCTGCATCCTGTGCAATACTTTTTTGTTCCTTCAGTTGTATATAGCGTCAATTTGCACAATTTTGCAGGACTTTTATGTTGTGTACATATTGCATCTTACACTTTATTAGTTGTAGCTCAATAGAAAAAATGTcccacatatttgttttttgaataatccaATAATAAACAGAAGAATTAAACTTACCATCTATGCTACGAAAATCAAGGAGGTAGGTTCTACTGTCCACTTGGTAGAGTTGAAGGCTCATCTTGGTTTGCATGCCCGTGATCGGATTCTTCCTTCTCACACGCAGATAATAAGGATTCGCAACCTGGAGAGGTTTTAAAAAGAGGGGAGAAATGATGATTTCATAAAGCATGCTGATTTAACAAAGTGGTATGTAGCTGAACAATAGaccgtttgttttttttttacctttgaactagggctgttcgattttgcccaaaaataaaatctcgattttttttctctcaaaatctgattttcgattacgattattttgtgaattgacaaaaggcaaagaagtgatttcaaatatgcagtttttttattgaacatttgccccatcgggctttaagtgcaaactttgctcttattaaaccaaaaatgaatgaataaagtgcaaaactctgtaaaataagttgaaatttttttttaaaaaatataataaaatataaagttttatctctggaaaaaaaaaaatcagcaaatcagcacttgcaaacatacagtaagttatatttccaattaaataaaacaagacattttctaattaaactaaactgggtctttgcatgctaaataataatgcaacccatgaaggaggtagaggtgtgtaatgtcagtcacacatttgcaagttttttgcaaagaacacgagccggtctagcgcatctggcttgagggatgcccggtggcatgttacaacgccccctcctacactaaagagcctctccggggcacttgtcgcaggtattgagaggtatttccatcaatcattaatatgtgtgcagacaaggtaaaaaaaataaaaaaattaaaaaaagtaaaaaatcgattttttttacattctaattacataattgcggttacgatttaaaatcgattaatcgaacagccctactttgACCTAAAATATACACAACACTATCTCAGATGTGATATGTAAACATCAGCCTCCCTATGTACTCTTCTTGTGGACATTCCTCCTCACCTTCCACTCATAATCCAGCTGTTTCATGGCACGGCACACTTCCGACATGATATCGTTGGGTCTGCTCTGACTGCGAATACCTAGGTGCCACTTTGCCCTTCTAACACCCTGGTGCTTGGACTTCTGGGGGTTCAGTTCATCCAGTGTATGACGAGGCCTCGGAGGAGTCTCTGCCAAAAGAAAGGGGACGCGCTCAGGGTGGGGCTTGATGACGCTGGCCACAGCTCCACCAGACGTAGTCAGGTGTTGGTCCTCTAGAAAAGAGTCCGGAGGGCTGGACGCCAAGTAGAAATCCTTAGCTTCATTCATGATGCGACGATTGTCAATGATGAGGTGGTAGGCCACGGCTAACGGATCCTGGTGGTTGCGACTGTATATGCAGGTCAGGACTTCCTCTTCTGTGCATTCAAACTTCTCGCAAACCTCCTTAAGGGCTTCATCATCTATCATGTTGTTGCTGTAGGAGGGGTCCTCGGGAAACAAGTACTTGGGTAGGTCTTGTTTGAACCAGTCATCCTCTCTGTGGGGAGGATATAACAGTTAAACTATGTTTTTAAAACTTGTTTAACTGTCAAAAAGATCTCACATTCTTAATTCAAAAGGGAATATGTTCTAACCTTTAACCCGGCCTGTCAAACTTGGTCAGGATCATAAAAGTTCTTAGAGAACATGTTATTACTAGATTATTTACAGTGTTTTATGCCGTTAAATACTGTTAAATAAGCTATTACTTAATTTTCTGAAAACTGTTAAGAGTGATTCGTAAATCTGAAAGAGAAAACTATGACCAACAAAACACCGATCACGCTGTCGTTGTTTACATCAAATTACAAAAACGAGcaaacaatataaaaaaaggggaaaaaaaatgtcatgcaGAAATATTAGCTGTAAAATGCTAAAGATGCTaaagaactaaaaaaaagtagctcaatttaaaaattgacaaattaaaaaaaaaaattatagatctaaaataatagatacatatagaacactaatataaattatcttcatattaaactgtctaaattatgcaactttcctcctgcagctgtcctcaatcgtgagtgaccacatttattttcttctcttctttgttcattttctttgttcattttctttgttttgttcattcgttttgttttattagtatctttttgtttctgaagtctgccttttgttgaaaaggataggcaaaataagccaagaggcttcagcctataccttgtcaaaaaaaaaaaaaaaaaaaaggaaatgtgtacatatatataatatatatatttatacctgtgtgtatacatatacagtgtgtatatgcaaacatcttaaaatgtaaatgaccaaaacaaaataaactaaactaaaacaacaGCGACAGAAAACCATCTATTGGAAATGAAATCAAACTCAACTAAAGGCCTAGAAGACTTTGTCCTGGTCCACATTGATGGACATGCCTCTGTCCTTTCTACTGTATATCAGAGTTTGGTAGGATGCCTGGACGTCAGCTGCAACACTGGAGACCCGAACAATTCCTCCCAGGGAACTGACAGGCATTCACGTGTCTGAATGTGAGATTATAAATTAATTCACTTCATTGGGAGGAAATCCTGCATCCTGCATGGTCCCTCTGCAGCAGAAGTACGACTGCCCCCTAATCACATGCATCATCAAAATAGGAACCTTTCTATGGCGGATGGAACTTTAGCACTTTGGCACTTTAGCTACAGCTaacctataaaaaaaaaaaaacgttttttgaccagaaaacatcaaatgAAGGACCTGATGCATACCTTAATTTGTGATCATGTGACGTTCATTTTTGCGATTATTttgcaattattattattgtcatgtCCACGACAGACAAGAGGATGCCTCCGGTTTAAATGCTCCAAAATCGCTGTTGTGCTGATCCGGTATGCCAATTTCAAAATACATTTAGGATTAAATATAAAGTATTCCCATACTTTTGATGACTTAGGGCTgttttttgggggctttttgCAGGACTTTGTTTGGCACGCTGTGAGGAGGTCgcagttttggtctccattcTGCAAAGTGCAAACTGTTTGTTTTGGGTGACCCACGAGTTTGTGGCGATGCGTCGATGACAGAACTAATCTACACACGGCAAATTAGATAGCGTATGCGTTTTTACCTTTATAAAAATCTCTTCAGAACTTACCGAATCTCTTTGATGGTGGCTCTCTTCATTGGGTCCACCTGCAGCATGTGTTTAAGGAGGCTTACTACCGAAGGGTTCAGATACTGCGGGGTGAAAAAGATCCCGTcgcagatttttttaaaaagtgttgGCACGTGATCATCATCAAAGGGGAGTGTCCCACACAACAAGGCATAGAGAATGACGCCACTACTCCATATATCCACCTCTGGACCAGCATATAACCTGAGGATGACAagcaaaaagaaatgaaataaaacaaatacctaaAACTGTTCAAATGTCATTCTTAGATTGACAAATACAAAGAACAAATAAGCAAAATTACCTTCCTGAGATGACCTCAGGAGCAGCATAGTTTGGAGAGCCACAACTTGTCCTCAGGAACTCTCCGTCTGACATCATGTTCGACAAACCTGCACAGCATTTTAAATTGGTATGTGTGCAAATGTTTGACACATTATACACCCACTCCTTAAAACATAAATCAATTCCTAACTCCACGATCCCAATGTGTCATAATTTATCCATTTTTCCCCTAAGACTTCTGcaggaggaaaaaggaaaagggacTTCCTGTGCATTATTTCATCTGTCCAGCTTTAAAGGGTTAATTATTATGTATGATATGCTGGAGTTTTGttcaagtaaaaataaaagtaatttatttacaatatttggCTGCTATTTGTCAGAGAACATGGTGTTAGCCAGGTAAAAACAGAAATATTGTAATTTCTACGGGATAAATTATAAAGTAGAAGTAATGGCCCATATTCATCCGATAATCTACTGTCAGCACAGTTTAAGCACATCCGCCCAGGATGGAAAAAAGCTCTGGCAGTGAGTAAAAATGGGACAGATTTAGCACACAGCACAAACATAATACAAATTTAATTGtgaagcattaaaaaaaaacaaaaaacatttggaCTATTCAAAGTAGTAGAATTCAAGTATTCAAAGGTGACACATAGTTTGAGCTCTTGCATGAGCTCAAGATAAATGTTTCTAAAACAAGCTGCTCATGTGCGGCACAATCTTATCAAGTTTAGGAGAGCAAAAGGTCAAATTTGCAGTAAGCTTTTACAACCACGAAGCATTTTACATTGTTCTAACCCTCACACTTTATCTTATTTATTCACATTTTGCCACAACAAGCCTTTCAAATCTTCCTTCACTTTCAACAGCGATTAGCTATCCGTTTCCTTCATTTTGCTGACAacgattattattaattattatttttattaacagcattttaactttttctaagccatgatttaataaaggccttttatatttttctaacttcttgagtgcctcggtttttctaaattgtttttgaatcttttggatccccatgccgaagagcacctgaagtatactttttatacacccagcagcactccatgcgttTGTAGTTGCCTTAACGATTAA of the Cololabis saira isolate AMF1-May2022 chromosome 11, fColSai1.1, whole genome shotgun sequence genome contains:
- the prkaa1 gene encoding 5'-AMP-activated protein kinase catalytic subunit alpha-1: MATEKQKHEGRVKIGHYILGDTLGVGTFGKVKVGQHELTKHQVAVKILNRQKIRSLDVVGKIRREIQNLKLFRHPHIIKLYQVISTPTDIFMVMEYVSGGELFDYICKNGKLDEKESRRLFQQIISAVDYCHRHMVVHRDLKPENVLLDAHMNAKIADFGLSNMMSDGEFLRTSCGSPNYAAPEVISGRLYAGPEVDIWSSGVILYALLCGTLPFDDDHVPTLFKKICDGIFFTPQYLNPSVVSLLKHMLQVDPMKRATIKEIREDDWFKQDLPKYLFPEDPSYSNNMIDDEALKEVCEKFECTEEEVLTCIYSRNHQDPLAVAYHLIIDNRRIMNEAKDFYLASSPPDSFLEDQHLTTSGGAVASVIKPHPERVPFLLAETPPRPRHTLDELNPQKSKHQGVRRAKWHLGIRSQSRPNDIMSEVCRAMKQLDYEWKVANPYYLRVRRKNPITGMQTKMSLQLYQVDSRTYLLDFRSIDDDMLETKSGTATPLRSGSVGNYRTTIKNDVDGADVSATSSTVQPTKTAEGSLASSLTSSIESSGGDSTTVPRPGSHTIEFFEMCANLIKLLAR